Proteins encoded in a region of the Rhizobium sp. CC-YZS058 genome:
- a CDS encoding putative bifunctional diguanylate cyclase/phosphodiesterase has product MTRPDDGSADYLSRNDLHVMAFTDPLTGLGNANKMRDRVREIAAERAADPAPFTIGLANLDGFKPLNDLFGPGAGDEILCQVANRLLACVPDGATVIRVGGDEFAFVLPLVFERKAAEKIGQMLREVLSAPFDLGQRTVRLSASFGFAIYPFAGADYEELLKSADTALYRSKRRGRGQITVFSHEIAAEMKRATQLEQALRNAIINGAVDVHFQPIVDLATDMPVGFEALARWCDADLGYVSPAVFVPLAEERGFIHSLTETLLRKAAEAALLWPKELFLSFNLSSAQLMDPSTSRDVLAIVNRVGLDPRRLELEITETAVMTDADMAQKIVAELRAAGMRISLDDFGTGQSSLGRLRDFTFDKLKIDRSFVSRIATDRASEHIIKAIVTMCDGLNLEVVAEGIEDFAEALKLKGLGCGMGQGYFYGKPADLQATMRYLEKRFGSLDQSQSQAG; this is encoded by the coding sequence ATGACTCGACCAGACGACGGTTCGGCAGACTATCTCAGTCGCAACGACCTGCATGTCATGGCCTTCACCGACCCGCTGACCGGGCTCGGCAACGCCAACAAGATGCGCGACCGCGTGCGCGAGATCGCCGCCGAGCGGGCTGCTGATCCCGCACCCTTCACCATCGGCCTCGCCAATCTCGACGGGTTCAAGCCGCTCAACGATCTCTTCGGCCCCGGTGCGGGTGACGAGATCCTCTGCCAGGTGGCCAACCGCCTGCTTGCCTGCGTGCCGGACGGGGCGACCGTGATCCGGGTGGGCGGCGACGAATTTGCCTTCGTCCTGCCGCTGGTCTTCGAGCGGAAGGCGGCGGAAAAGATCGGCCAGATGCTGCGCGAGGTGCTTTCGGCCCCGTTCGATCTCGGCCAGCGGACGGTGCGGCTGTCCGCCTCCTTCGGATTTGCCATCTATCCCTTCGCCGGCGCCGATTATGAGGAGCTCCTGAAGAGCGCCGATACGGCGCTCTATCGCTCCAAGCGCCGCGGCCGCGGGCAGATCACCGTCTTCTCGCACGAGATCGCCGCGGAGATGAAGCGTGCGACGCAGCTCGAGCAGGCGCTGCGCAATGCGATCATCAATGGCGCGGTCGACGTGCATTTCCAGCCGATCGTCGATCTGGCGACCGACATGCCCGTGGGCTTCGAGGCGCTTGCGCGCTGGTGCGATGCCGATCTCGGCTATGTCTCGCCGGCCGTCTTCGTGCCGCTGGCGGAGGAGCGCGGCTTCATCCATTCGCTGACGGAAACGCTGCTGCGCAAGGCCGCGGAGGCGGCGCTTCTCTGGCCGAAGGAACTGTTCCTGTCCTTCAATCTGTCGTCCGCCCAGCTGATGGACCCCTCCACCAGCCGCGACGTGCTTGCCATCGTCAACCGGGTCGGTCTCGATCCGCGCCGGCTGGAGCTGGAGATCACCGAAACCGCCGTCATGACCGATGCCGACATGGCGCAGAAGATCGTGGCGGAGCTGCGGGCGGCCGGCATGCGCATCTCTCTCGATGATTTCGGCACCGGCCAGTCCAGTCTCGGACGCCTGCGCGATTTCACCTTCGACAAGCTGAAGATCGACCGCTCCTTCGTGTCCCGCATCGCCACGGACCGCGCCTCCGAACACATCATCAAGGCGATCGTCACCATGTGCGATGGCCTGAACCTCGAGGTGGTCGCGGAAGGGATCGAGGACTTCGCCGAAGCCCTGAAGCTCAAGGGGCTCGGCTGTGGCATGGGGCAGGGCTATTTCTACGGCAAGCCGGCCGACCTTCAGGCCACGATGCGCTATCTCGAAAAGCGCTTCGGCTCTCTCGACCAGAGCCAGAGCCAGGCGGGCTGA
- a CDS encoding PRC-barrel domain-containing protein, which produces MTNKLITSVAAGALFASVAAFAPIASAQDAAQPAQPNAMQNSTTAPAAEPMAPAGGAMNAAPAGDQAAQAAPAGSDYLTEQGPEQISANTYIGQSVYTGNDESIGEINDVIFTKDGSVEAAVIGVGGFLGIGEKNVAVPLDKITVAEVPNSDDMKLTTQETADSLKAAPEFKTKSAQMAEQNATTPVDGSTTSSTAPAGTMAPADGAAPAGSAAPATTNN; this is translated from the coding sequence ATGACCAACAAGCTCATCACCTCAGTTGCCGCTGGTGCCCTGTTTGCGAGCGTTGCCGCTTTCGCACCGATCGCCTCCGCTCAGGATGCCGCACAGCCGGCCCAGCCGAACGCCATGCAGAATTCCACGACCGCGCCGGCAGCCGAGCCGATGGCACCGGCCGGTGGCGCAATGAATGCCGCTCCCGCAGGTGACCAGGCTGCCCAGGCCGCTCCGGCCGGTAGCGACTATCTGACCGAGCAGGGCCCGGAACAGATTTCGGCCAACACCTATATCGGCCAGTCGGTCTACACCGGCAATGACGAGAGCATCGGCGAGATCAACGACGTGATCTTCACCAAGGACGGCTCGGTCGAAGCGGCCGTCATCGGCGTCGGCGGCTTCCTCGGCATCGGCGAAAAGAACGTGGCCGTGCCGCTCGACAAGATCACCGTCGCCGAAGTTCCGAACTCCGACGACATGAAGCTGACGACCCAGGAAACGGCGGACTCGCTGAAGGCGGCTCCGGAGTTCAAGACCAAGTCGGCCCAGATGGCCGAGCAGAACGCAACGACGCCGGTTGATGGTTCGACCACCTCGTCGACCGCCCCGGCCGGCACCATGGCTCCGGCTGATGGCGCCGCTCCGGCTGGCAGTGCGGCTCCGGCCACCACCAACAACTAA
- a CDS encoding response regulator: protein MTDAAPGDATIQFSMLEAMAESLDVAVLAYDRNDELLFASRNVPNFYAVPAAMMQRGTRLRDFLGAVFDLGVRASTGGEKSRRRVNRDEWIADRVSLHWRERYETVERLSRQRWISVRKRRLANGICMVTLTDVSEQKKKEEQLHLDLERVEVTESILDNLPNPVFVKDRSLSYIAANKAFCAIHGVTPESILGRSVWDVFEPALAEKVEASDRMVLETGKTYTQPEQIVAADGDDFWSITHKFRIGEGSRAILVTYMTDVTDVVVGVGPLAPELAAAFDVRDFNLFEPAQNCFDAFRSVDVQTIAETRPLMAATAPRQTRNMLVVTGDPAREAELVSLLRGQGADACAVRSLAELSAFLSAAREAGLGLDAILVDPPLDPRVARESGIPTLLLDRAWSQSAVDTAIHALLDPAAEPSLPALNEPVHHDLAPSPGEAELAPPAPTVLEWDLMTLPMPPIDRSEIDVLVAEDNDINQFVFSQILEGLGLTYRVAANGEEAVQLWQQMRPRLVLMDVSMPVMNGFDASRAIREREEAGTRTPIIAVTTQALDKDIEGAREAGMDDHIVKPISPDMIEAVWSRFCGAESARAWQ, encoded by the coding sequence ATGACCGATGCGGCGCCTGGCGACGCAACCATCCAGTTCTCCATGCTCGAAGCGATGGCGGAGTCGCTCGACGTGGCTGTGCTTGCCTATGATCGCAACGACGAACTGCTGTTTGCCAGCCGTAACGTGCCGAATTTCTATGCCGTTCCGGCAGCGATGATGCAGCGCGGCACGCGCCTGCGCGACTTTTTGGGCGCGGTCTTCGATCTCGGCGTGCGGGCGAGCACTGGCGGCGAGAAGAGCCGCCGCCGCGTGAACCGGGACGAGTGGATCGCCGACCGCGTTTCGCTGCACTGGCGCGAGCGCTACGAGACCGTGGAGCGCCTGAGCCGCCAGCGCTGGATCAGCGTGCGCAAGCGCCGGCTCGCCAACGGCATCTGCATGGTCACGCTGACCGATGTGTCCGAGCAGAAGAAGAAGGAGGAGCAGCTCCATCTCGATCTCGAACGTGTCGAGGTGACCGAGAGCATTCTGGACAACCTGCCCAATCCCGTTTTCGTCAAGGATCGCAGCCTCAGCTATATCGCCGCCAACAAGGCCTTCTGCGCCATCCATGGCGTCACGCCTGAAAGCATTCTCGGCCGCTCGGTCTGGGATGTCTTCGAGCCGGCGCTTGCCGAAAAGGTCGAGGCCTCCGACCGCATGGTGCTGGAAACCGGCAAGACCTACACCCAGCCCGAACAGATCGTGGCCGCCGATGGCGACGATTTCTGGTCGATCACCCACAAGTTCCGGATCGGCGAGGGCAGCCGCGCGATTCTCGTGACCTACATGACCGATGTCACCGATGTCGTGGTGGGCGTGGGCCCGCTCGCACCGGAGCTCGCCGCCGCGTTCGACGTGCGCGATTTCAACCTTTTCGAGCCTGCCCAGAACTGCTTCGACGCTTTCCGCTCCGTCGACGTGCAGACCATTGCCGAAACCCGGCCGCTGATGGCCGCGACGGCGCCGCGCCAGACACGCAACATGCTGGTGGTGACCGGCGATCCGGCGCGCGAGGCGGAGCTGGTTTCGCTGCTGCGCGGGCAGGGGGCGGATGCCTGCGCCGTCCGAAGCCTTGCCGAGCTTTCGGCCTTCCTCTCCGCCGCGCGCGAGGCCGGCCTCGGTCTGGATGCGATCCTCGTCGATCCGCCGCTCGACCCGCGGGTGGCGCGCGAGAGCGGCATCCCCACGCTGCTTCTCGACCGTGCCTGGTCGCAGAGCGCCGTCGACACCGCGATCCACGCGCTGCTCGACCCCGCCGCGGAGCCGAGCCTGCCGGCCCTGAACGAGCCGGTGCACCATGACCTCGCGCCCTCGCCAGGGGAGGCGGAGCTTGCGCCGCCCGCCCCGACCGTTCTCGAATGGGACCTGATGACCCTGCCCATGCCGCCGATCGACCGCTCGGAGATCGATGTGCTCGTTGCCGAGGACAACGACATCAACCAGTTCGTCTTCTCGCAGATTCTCGAAGGCCTGGGACTGACCTATCGCGTCGCGGCCAATGGCGAGGAAGCCGTGCAGCTCTGGCAGCAGATGCGCCCCCGGCTTGTGCTGATGGATGTCTCCATGCCGGTGATGAACGGTTTCGACGCCAGCCGCGCGATCCGGGAGCGGGAAGAGGCCGGCACCCGTACGCCGATCATCGCCGTCACCACCCAGGCACTCGACAAGGATATCGAGGGAGCGAGAGAGGCCGGCATGGACGACCATATCGTCAAGCCGATCAGCCCGGACATGATCGAGGCTGTCTGGAGCCGCTTCTGCGGCGCGGAGTCCGCACGCGCGTGGCAATAG
- a CDS encoding IclR family transcriptional regulator, whose amino-acid sequence MDDERPAQPLEAVGSTGTLGKAISLLDAVVMADQPLRFTEILAMTGQPRGTLHRQLSHLVQEGLLTQRSDLAYEPGLRLLSFAHKAWARNDLRTVAAPHLARLHAETLETVHLGLLRGAEIVYIDKVESRQTVRMESQVGKTSPVYCTGLGKAALTALPRARQVSIAEQISYRAFTPRTHLSAASLLADLDRVSTRGVAFDEEEHETDIRCVAAPLANADRSLVGGVSVTGPAYRISMAQLEAWSPLVLNTARAIAEDVAVRMAPRAPDPHAARD is encoded by the coding sequence ATGGACGACGAGAGACCGGCACAGCCGCTGGAGGCAGTGGGTTCGACCGGAACCCTGGGGAAGGCGATAAGCCTGCTCGACGCCGTTGTGATGGCCGATCAACCGCTGCGCTTCACCGAAATCCTCGCCATGACCGGCCAGCCGCGCGGCACGCTGCACCGCCAGCTCTCTCACCTCGTTCAGGAAGGTCTCCTCACCCAGCGCAGCGACCTTGCCTACGAGCCTGGCCTGCGCCTGCTCAGTTTCGCTCATAAGGCCTGGGCGCGCAATGACCTGCGGACAGTGGCCGCGCCGCATCTGGCGCGGCTTCATGCGGAAACGCTGGAGACCGTTCATCTCGGCCTGCTGCGCGGTGCGGAGATCGTCTACATCGACAAGGTGGAAAGCCGCCAGACGGTGCGGATGGAAAGCCAGGTGGGCAAGACCTCGCCGGTCTATTGCACCGGGCTCGGCAAGGCGGCCCTGACCGCCCTGCCACGCGCCAGGCAGGTCAGTATTGCCGAGCAGATCTCCTATCGCGCCTTCACGCCGCGCACCCATCTCTCGGCCGCCTCGCTGCTTGCCGATCTCGACCGGGTGTCCACACGTGGCGTCGCCTTCGACGAGGAGGAGCACGAGACGGATATTCGCTGCGTGGCTGCCCCGCTTGCCAATGCCGATCGAAGCCTCGTCGGCGGCGTGTCGGTGACGGGGCCCGCTTACCGGATCAGCATGGCGCAGCTCGAAGCCTGGTCGCCTCTCGTGCTCAACACCGCCCGGGCGATCGCCGAGGATGTCGCGGTCCGCATGGCGCCACGCGCGCCGGATCCGCACGCGGCACGGGATTGA
- a CDS encoding 2-dehydro-3-deoxy-6-phosphogalactonate aldolase gives MTRIPFPTMKYPLIAILRGLKPEETEAAIAALVEAGLRAIEIPLNSPDPFRSIEIAVKCAPADALIGAGTVLTKEQVERLEGAGGRLFVSPNVDTAVIAHAAQKGMVTMPGVFTPTEALAAAAAGATGLKFFPASVLGPSGISAIRAVLPTDLEIAAVGGVSETSFADYAKIGIKSYGLGSSLYKPGMSAAEIGARAQATVKAYDAVYYGASA, from the coding sequence ATGACCCGCATCCCCTTCCCCACCATGAAATATCCGCTGATCGCCATCCTGCGCGGCCTGAAGCCGGAAGAAACGGAGGCGGCGATCGCCGCGCTCGTCGAGGCGGGCCTGCGCGCGATCGAGATTCCGCTCAACTCCCCCGATCCGTTCCGCTCGATCGAGATCGCGGTCAAATGCGCGCCGGCCGACGCGCTGATCGGCGCCGGCACGGTGCTGACGAAGGAGCAGGTGGAGCGACTGGAGGGCGCCGGCGGCCGTCTGTTCGTCAGCCCGAACGTCGATACCGCCGTGATCGCCCATGCGGCGCAAAAGGGCATGGTGACCATGCCCGGCGTCTTTACACCGACCGAGGCGCTTGCCGCTGCGGCCGCCGGCGCGACGGGGCTCAAATTCTTCCCCGCCAGCGTGCTTGGGCCCTCCGGCATTTCCGCCATTCGCGCCGTGCTGCCGACCGATCTCGAAATCGCCGCCGTGGGCGGCGTCTCGGAGACGAGCTTCGCGGATTATGCCAAGATCGGCATCAAGAGCTATGGCCTCGGCTCCAGCCTCTACAAGCCCGGCATGAGCGCAGCCGAAATCGGTGCCCGCGCCCAAGCCACCGTGAAGGCCTATGATGCAGTCTATTATGGAGCGTCCGCATGA
- a CDS encoding 2-dehydro-3-deoxygalactonokinase has translation MTLSSPSPAYAAVDWGTTSFRLWLIAGTGEILGERRSQEGMTTAAKSGFAPILNAHLSALGAGADLPVMICGMAGARQGWVEAGYLDVPAALGNCIGQAVRVPGEGRDVRILPGLAQRDADRPDVMRGEETQLLGALGDAQGSHLVCMPGTHSKWVRVEDGRVTGFSTFMSGELFDVLSKQSILSHAVADAAPFDGTHEAFRTAIAEAAAHPALATNLFFTVRSGQLLHGYDATRSKARLSGLTIGLEIAGALASTAPGTKVSLVASGPLAALYGAALQAAGLSPTLIDADLAVRDGLALAARTVWPA, from the coding sequence GTGACCCTTTCTTCCCCATCTCCTGCCTATGCCGCCGTCGACTGGGGCACCACGAGCTTCCGCCTCTGGCTGATCGCCGGCACGGGCGAGATCCTGGGCGAGCGACGCTCGCAGGAGGGCATGACGACCGCCGCCAAGAGCGGCTTCGCGCCGATCCTGAACGCACATCTCTCCGCGCTCGGCGCGGGTGCGGATCTTCCGGTGATGATCTGCGGCATGGCCGGCGCCCGGCAGGGCTGGGTCGAGGCCGGCTATCTCGATGTGCCCGCCGCGCTGGGGAATTGTATCGGCCAGGCCGTGCGCGTGCCGGGTGAAGGCCGCGATGTCCGCATACTTCCCGGTCTCGCCCAGCGCGATGCCGACCGGCCCGATGTGATGCGCGGCGAAGAGACACAGCTTCTGGGCGCGCTCGGCGACGCGCAGGGCAGCCACCTCGTCTGCATGCCGGGCACTCATTCCAAATGGGTGCGGGTCGAAGACGGCCGGGTCACCGGCTTCTCGACGTTCATGAGCGGCGAGCTCTTCGACGTTCTGTCGAAGCAGTCGATCCTCTCGCATGCCGTTGCCGATGCTGCCCCCTTCGACGGCACCCATGAGGCCTTCCGCACCGCTATTGCCGAGGCGGCGGCGCATCCGGCACTTGCCACCAACCTGTTCTTCACCGTGCGCTCCGGCCAGCTGCTGCATGGCTATGACGCAACGCGCTCCAAGGCGCGGCTCTCCGGCCTGACGATCGGCCTGGAGATCGCCGGGGCGCTGGCCAGCACCGCGCCCGGCACCAAGGTGAGCCTCGTGGCTTCCGGACCGCTCGCCGCGCTCTACGGCGCCGCCCTGCAGGCCGCCGGGCTCAGCCCGACCCTGATCGACGCCGATCTCGCCGTTCGCGACGGCCTGGCTCTGGCCGCCCGCACGGTCTGGCCCGCCTGA
- a CDS encoding SDR family oxidoreductase produces the protein MPAPSASFPDLQDRGVLITGGASGIGAALVEGFARQGARVAFIDRAVEAGEALAAGLGGTLRHDPLFLAGDLTDIATIERLVAEAADRLGGLGVLVNNAARDDRHVFGQTSLAEWDESQAINLRPLFFTSQAAAPHLVRTRGAIVNFSSIAFLLNMGEMPAYAAAKAGIIGLTKSLAGRLGPDGVRVNAILPGMVLTERQKALWLTEDKIAAMQARQCLKVTLLPDDLVGPCLFLASDSAAGITAQTLIVDGGAL, from the coding sequence ATGCCCGCCCCCTCCGCTTCTTTCCCGGATCTGCAGGATCGTGGCGTGCTGATCACCGGCGGCGCGTCCGGCATCGGCGCGGCACTGGTCGAGGGCTTTGCGCGCCAGGGGGCCCGCGTCGCCTTCATCGACCGCGCCGTCGAGGCGGGGGAGGCGCTGGCGGCAGGGCTGGGGGGAACGCTGCGCCACGACCCGCTCTTCCTTGCCGGCGACCTGACCGACATTGCCACGATCGAGCGTCTGGTCGCCGAAGCGGCGGACCGGCTCGGCGGCCTCGGCGTGCTCGTCAACAATGCCGCGCGCGACGACCGCCATGTCTTCGGCCAGACGAGCCTTGCGGAGTGGGACGAGAGCCAGGCGATCAATCTCCGGCCGCTCTTCTTCACGAGCCAGGCGGCCGCCCCGCATCTGGTGCGAACGCGCGGCGCCATCGTCAATTTCTCCTCGATCGCCTTTCTGCTGAACATGGGCGAAATGCCGGCCTATGCGGCGGCGAAAGCCGGCATCATCGGCCTGACCAAGTCGCTCGCCGGCCGGCTCGGCCCGGACGGCGTGCGGGTCAACGCGATCCTTCCCGGCATGGTGCTGACCGAACGCCAGAAGGCGCTGTGGCTGACCGAGGACAAGATTGCGGCCATGCAGGCACGCCAGTGCCTGAAGGTGACGCTGCTTCCCGACGATCTTGTCGGCCCCTGCCTGTTTCTTGCCTCCGACAGCGCGGCGGGAATCACGGCCCAAACCCTGATCGTCGACGGAGGCGCCTTGTGA
- a CDS encoding SMP-30/gluconolactonase/LRE family protein, which yields MTSSAIVLDQATSELGEGPLFDPSTGTAWWFNIKGRELHALHLASGAKSVQPLNLMASVIALVDADQQLIASDQGLFLRDAETGALSEYAKLEDKPGNRTNDGRVHQSGALWISTMGRNAEQGAGAIYHVARGVVTLLFSDITIPNGICFSPDGTIGYWSDTGINRVMRVPLDPATGLPNGEATVFAEEPESEGGFDGAVCDAEGQMWTARWGASAVDVYSAEGKRLARHAMPVSQPSCPAFIGETADRLLITSAWQGLHETGRGSDPQAGMTFELKVPVKGRFEPAYKL from the coding sequence ATGACATCGTCCGCCATCGTCCTCGACCAGGCAACGTCCGAACTCGGCGAGGGGCCGCTCTTCGATCCTTCGACCGGCACCGCCTGGTGGTTCAACATCAAGGGCCGCGAACTGCATGCGCTGCATCTGGCAAGCGGCGCGAAGAGCGTGCAGCCCCTGAACCTGATGGCAAGCGTGATCGCGCTGGTTGACGCCGACCAGCAGTTGATCGCCTCCGACCAGGGCCTGTTCCTTCGCGATGCGGAAACGGGTGCGCTGTCCGAATATGCCAAGCTCGAGGACAAGCCCGGCAACCGCACCAATGACGGCCGCGTCCATCAGAGCGGTGCGCTCTGGATCAGCACCATGGGCCGCAATGCCGAACAGGGCGCCGGCGCGATCTATCATGTGGCGCGCGGCGTCGTGACCCTTCTGTTCTCCGATATCACCATCCCGAACGGCATCTGCTTCTCGCCCGACGGCACGATCGGCTACTGGAGCGATACGGGGATCAACCGTGTCATGCGCGTGCCGCTCGACCCCGCCACCGGACTGCCGAACGGCGAGGCCACCGTCTTTGCCGAAGAGCCGGAAAGCGAAGGCGGCTTCGATGGTGCGGTCTGTGATGCGGAAGGGCAGATGTGGACCGCCCGCTGGGGCGCATCGGCGGTCGATGTCTATTCGGCGGAGGGAAAGCGCCTCGCGCGCCACGCCATGCCGGTGTCCCAGCCCTCCTGCCCCGCCTTCATCGGCGAGACGGCCGACCGGCTGCTCATCACCAGCGCCTGGCAAGGTCTGCACGAGACCGGACGGGGATCGGACCCGCAGGCCGGCATGACCTTCGAGCTGAAGGTTCCGGTCAAGGGTCGCTTCGAGCCCGCCTACAAGCTCTGA
- a CDS encoding IlvD/Edd family dehydratase, whose protein sequence is MSEKKKELRSRHWYGGTDKDGFIHRSWMKNQGFPDHVFDGRPIIGICNTWSELTPCNSHLRVLAEGVKRGVWEAGGFPVEFPVSSLGETQMRPTAMLFRNLLAMDVEEAIRAYGIDGVVLLGGCDKTTPGQLMGAASVDLPTIVVSSGPMLNGKWRGKDIGSGTDVWKFSEDVRGGKMSLSEFMAAESGMSRSPGVCMTMGTATTMASVVEAMGLSLPMNAALPAVDARRMALSHMTGKRIVEMVHEDLRLSQILTKKNFENGIIANAAVGGSTNAVVHLLAIAGRAGVDLTLDDFDRVGSQVPCIVNCMPSGKYLIEDLAYAGGLPAVMNRIQDLLHADAPTVYGGPISDYYKDAEVFNDDVIRPLDNPLRKAGGIRILKGNLSPNGAVIKPSAASEHLLVHEGPAFVFESIEDLKEKIDDPDLPVTEDSILVLKGCGPKGYPGMAEVGNMPIPRRLVEKGVRDMVRISDARMSGTAFGTVVLHVSPEANAGGPLAIVRTGDRIRLDTLKGELNLLIDEADYAARMAAWKPPEQRWTRGYYKLYQDTVLQADKGADLDFLVGASGSEVLRESH, encoded by the coding sequence ATGAGCGAGAAGAAAAAAGAACTGAGAAGCCGCCACTGGTATGGCGGCACGGACAAGGACGGCTTCATCCACCGGTCCTGGATGAAGAACCAGGGATTTCCCGACCATGTCTTCGACGGCCGGCCGATCATCGGCATCTGCAACACCTGGTCCGAGCTGACCCCCTGCAACAGCCACCTGCGTGTGCTCGCCGAAGGCGTGAAGCGCGGCGTCTGGGAAGCCGGCGGCTTTCCGGTCGAGTTCCCGGTCTCCTCGCTCGGCGAAACGCAGATGCGCCCGACGGCCATGCTGTTCCGCAACCTGCTGGCCATGGATGTGGAAGAGGCGATCCGCGCCTATGGCATCGACGGCGTCGTGCTGCTCGGCGGCTGCGACAAGACGACCCCCGGCCAGCTGATGGGCGCGGCGTCGGTCGACCTGCCGACGATCGTCGTCTCCTCCGGCCCGATGCTGAACGGCAAGTGGCGCGGCAAGGATATCGGTTCGGGCACCGACGTCTGGAAATTCTCCGAGGATGTGCGCGGCGGCAAGATGAGCCTGTCGGAGTTCATGGCGGCCGAAAGCGGCATGTCGCGCTCGCCGGGCGTCTGCATGACCATGGGCACGGCCACCACCATGGCCTCCGTGGTCGAGGCCATGGGCCTCTCGCTGCCGATGAACGCCGCCCTGCCGGCCGTCGATGCGCGGCGCATGGCGCTCAGCCACATGACCGGCAAGCGCATCGTCGAGATGGTGCATGAAGACCTGCGCCTGTCGCAGATCCTGACCAAGAAGAACTTCGAGAACGGCATCATCGCCAATGCCGCCGTCGGCGGCTCCACCAATGCTGTCGTCCATCTCCTGGCCATCGCCGGGCGCGCCGGGGTCGATCTGACGCTCGACGATTTCGACCGCGTCGGCAGCCAGGTGCCCTGCATCGTCAACTGTATGCCGTCCGGCAAATATCTGATCGAGGATCTTGCCTATGCCGGCGGCCTGCCGGCGGTCATGAACCGCATCCAGGATCTCCTCCACGCCGACGCGCCGACCGTTTATGGCGGCCCGATCTCGGACTATTACAAGGATGCGGAGGTCTTCAACGACGACGTCATCCGCCCGCTCGACAATCCGCTGCGCAAGGCCGGCGGCATCCGCATTCTCAAGGGCAACCTGTCTCCCAACGGCGCGGTCATCAAGCCCTCGGCCGCCAGCGAGCATCTGCTCGTGCATGAAGGCCCGGCCTTCGTGTTCGAATCGATCGAGGACCTGAAGGAAAAGATCGACGATCCGGACCTGCCGGTCACCGAGGATTCGATCCTGGTTCTCAAGGGTTGCGGGCCGAAGGGCTATCCTGGCATGGCGGAGGTCGGCAACATGCCGATCCCGCGCCGGCTGGTGGAAAAGGGCGTGCGCGACATGGTGCGTATCTCGGATGCCCGCATGTCCGGCACCGCCTTCGGCACGGTGGTCCTGCATGTGAGCCCGGAAGCCAATGCCGGCGGCCCGCTCGCCATCGTCCGCACGGGCGACCGCATCCGCTTGGACACGCTGAAGGGAGAGCTGAACCTCCTGATCGACGAGGCCGACTATGCCGCCCGCATGGCCGCCTGGAAGCCGCCGGAGCAGCGCTGGACGCGCGGCTACTACAAGCTCTACCAGGACACCGTCCTCCAGGCCGACAAGGGCGCCGACCTCGACTTCCTCGTGGGCGCCAGCGGCAGCGAAGTGCTGCGCGAAAGCCATTGA